CTGACGTGAAAGTGCGTTATCCAGGGGCCAGTCACTATTGTTGGGCCTATATTGCCGCTGCGCCGGACAACAGTATTGCCATAGGTTCCAGCGATGATGGTGAACCCGCAGGCAGTGCAGGCCGGCCCATGTTGGCAACCCTCCAAGGCTCAGGGCTGGGCGAAGTGCTGGCCATTGTTGTGCGTTATTACGGCGGTACCAAGTTGGGTGTGGGTGGTTTGGTGCGGGCCTATACCTCGGGCATCAAAAAAGCGTTGCCCACTCTGGAAACCCGATTAAGGGAGCTTAAGTACCCGTCGTCACTCAGTTGTGATTATGCCCAGCTTGCGGATATCGAATACCTGCTGGGCAAGCACGGCGCTGATATCTGCAGTCGTGACTTTTCCGGTGCTGTTAGCCTCAGTTTTGTGCTGGCAAAAGACAAGCTGACGTCCTTGAATCAGGATCTGGCGACCCTAAGCGCCGGACAAATTCAGGTGGCATTTACCCAACTCGCATAAAATGCCTGCAACAAACACGGCTATATTTTGATGACCGTGAATGAGTGCCAGTGAAGGGGAATTGTGCGACAATCCCTCAATTACTCAAAAAGCGCCCGGCATCAAGGGAATACCAGACCGCTCCATGCAATACAGAACAATAATAAGGATCACCGGCCTGTTGATGGGGTTGTTTTCCATCACCATGTTGCCACCGGCGCTGGTCGCTATCTATTACAAAGATGGCGGCGGTACTGCATTTATTCAGGCCTTTGTGGTGAGTCTGATCCTGGGCTTTATTTTTTGGTATCCCAATCGCAAGCATAAGTCGGAGCTGCGCACCCGCGAAGGCTTCCTGATTGTGGTGCTGTTCTGGACGGTTCTGGGGTCTATCGGTGCTTTGCCATTTATTTTCTCATCCACACCGGATTTAAGCTGGACCGATTCCTTCTTTGAGTCTTTTTCGGCGCTCACCACCACGGGAGCGACCGTGATTGTGGGGCTCGACAGCCTGCCCAAGGCAATTCTGTTCTACAGGCACTTGCTGCAGTGGTTGGGGGGGATGGGGATCATCGTGCTCGCGGTAGCCATCTTACCCGTGCTTGGTATCGGTGGCATGCAGTTGTACCGCGCCGAAATTCCCGGTCCGGTCAAAGACAGCAAAATGACTCCGCGCATCGCCGAGACCGCCAAGGCGCTTTGGTACATTTACCTGCTACTTACCATTGCCTGTGCCACAGCCTACTGGGCCGCGGGCATGTCAGTATTTGATGCGATTTGCCACTCGTTCTCCACCATTGCCATCGGTGGTTTCTCTACCCACGATGCCAGTATGGGGTATTTCGATAGTCCGACCATCAATATGATTTGTGTCGTATTTTTGATTATTGCCGCAGTGAATTTCAGTGTGCACTTTGCCGCCATGAGCCGCAGGGGCATCAACCTCAGGGTGTATTTCCGTGACACCGAATTCAAGATTCTGGTCGCGATTCAGCTGCTATTAACCGCCATCTGTTTTGCGACGCTCTACCATTCAGGAATTTACGACTCGCCGGAAGAAACCTTCGATTACGCGCTGTTTCAGGCGGTGTCTATTTCCACGACTGCAGGTTTCGGCACCGAGAGTTTCCACCTATGGCCGCTGTTTTTGCCCATGTTGCTGATTTTTTCAAGCTTTATTGGTGGCTGTGGTGGCTCTACCGCAGGGGGGATCAAGGTTATTCGGGTCGTACTTCTGCTGCTGCAGGGAAGTCGGGAACTGAAACGCCTTATCCACCCCAGAGCCATGTTTTCTATCCGCATCGGCAAAACCGCGCTGCCGGATCGGGTCGTGGACGCTGTGTGGGGTTTTTTCTCGGCGTACGCCCTGGTATTCGTTATCTGTATGCTGATATTGATGGCCATGGGGCTGGATGACATTACCGCCTTCAGTGCCACGGCTGCCTGTCTGAATAACCTTGGCCCGGGTCTGGGTGAAGTGGCCAGCAACTATGCCAGTATAGGTGATGGCGCCAAGTGGGTACTGGTCGTGGCCATGTTGTTTGGGCGGCTCGAAATCTTTACCCTGTTGGTGCTTTTTACCCCCACTTTCTGGAGAACCTGATGACCCATACCTTGATCCTCTATTCCACCGTGGACGGCCAGACCCGCAAAATATGTGAGCGCATCAAGGCACGCTGTGAGGCGGCAGGCGAGCAGGTCACAATGGCGGATATCGCTGAGGCAGATGCCCTGCTTGAGACGGCGGATAAGGTATTGGTGGGGGCCAGCATACGTTACGGTAAACACAGGCCTGCATTGTTTGAGTTTGCCACCAGGTATGGCGCTGTGCTGGGCACAAAAATAAACGGTTTTTTTACCGTGAACGTGGTTGCGCGAAAGCCTGAGAAGAACACCCCTGCAACTAACCCCTATATGCAGAAGTTTTTGCAGCTATCCCAATGGCAGCCACAGCAGTTAGGCGTATTTGCCGGTAAGATTGATTATCCCCGTTACGGCTTATTTGACCGTACCATGATCCGCTTTATCATGTGGATCACCAAGGGCCCCACAGATATAAAGGGCACCTTCGAGTTTACCGACTGGGACAAGGTTGACGGCTTTGCCGACACTTTTGCTGCCCGCAAAGCACCTTAAAACCAAAGCCGCTTAAACGCTGCAATAGCGTTGGTGCAGGATTGAGATAATTTCAGTGACCTGTTCGTTTTTGAGCTTGTAGTAGACCAGCTGCGAGCTCTTGCGGGTATCAACCAGATCTTCAGCCCTGAGTACGGCCAGATGCTGAGACAGCGCCGATTGGCTCAAGGGCACTATTTCATTGAGCTCGGTAACGCTCATCTCATTGTCCAGCAGCAGACACAGGATCATCAGCCGATAAGGATTGGCAATGGCTTTGAGCCACTTGGCTGCGGATTCTGCGTTACCTACCATGGCATTTACATCAATATTCGGTTGCATTTACGGCTCTCAGCGACACTTTTGATTAGATGATTCTAATTGAGTGTCGCTGCCAAGGCAATTTCCAGCACCATAAGTGTGACCCCTTTGGCAATTGCGTATTTATGATGCCCGTTTGTGAGCCAGGAAGGCGACAGCCAGTGACTGGCTTGCCACAATGATGCCATTGCCCAACCTGGAGCCAGAGAAATGCCACAGACTCAGCAGCGTCAACATTTGCTTATTTATTTCTCCCGCGGTGGTCACACCCGAAAGATTTCTGAGGCAATTGCGGCCCGATTAAAGGCATGTGGGCATGGTTGTACTTTAATGTCGGTAAGCGATGCACTGCAAAATCCGCCGGATTGGGAAGCGTTTGACGTGGTCGCGCTGGGTGCCTGTGTCCTCTATGGCTCGTATGACAAGTCAGTATTTGAGTTGGTCGACCGGTATGGCGGGGTGCTCTCCAGCAAGGTATCCAGTTTTTACTGTGTCAACGTTGTCGCCAGGAATCCGGAAAAACGTATTCCTGAAAACAACAAGTATCTGCAGAAGTTTCTGGCCCTGTCGCCCTGGCAGCCCGGGGATTTGAAAATTATTGCGGGGAAGGTGGATTATCCGGCCTGGCCCTGGTACGACGCTTTGATGATCCGTCTTATCATGAAGATGACCAATGGCCCGACCGACCCCAAGGCGGTCATAGACTACACAGACTGGCAGGATGTCGACGCCTATGCCGACCATCTGGCAATGCTGAAATAAGCGGGTCAGTAGTGCCAGAACTTGGGGTGGAAGAGCACGGCAACCGTGAGGATCTCCAGCCGCCCCAATAACATACCCAACGAGAGGGCCCACTTGGCACTGTCGGGCAGGCTGGCAAAGTTACCCGCCGGGCCTATCACGGG
This portion of the Shewanella amazonensis SB2B genome encodes:
- a CDS encoding YigZ family protein; this translates as MAEKYPIPAGELVFEEEIKASRFITLLDHCDSELRLKSVLTDVKVRYPGASHYCWAYIAAAPDNSIAIGSSDDGEPAGSAGRPMLATLQGSGLGEVLAIVVRYYGGTKLGVGGLVRAYTSGIKKALPTLETRLRELKYPSSLSCDYAQLADIEYLLGKHGADICSRDFSGAVSLSFVLAKDKLTSLNQDLATLSAGQIQVAFTQLA
- a CDS encoding TrkH family potassium uptake protein, with product MQYRTIIRITGLLMGLFSITMLPPALVAIYYKDGGGTAFIQAFVVSLILGFIFWYPNRKHKSELRTREGFLIVVLFWTVLGSIGALPFIFSSTPDLSWTDSFFESFSALTTTGATVIVGLDSLPKAILFYRHLLQWLGGMGIIVLAVAILPVLGIGGMQLYRAEIPGPVKDSKMTPRIAETAKALWYIYLLLTIACATAYWAAGMSVFDAICHSFSTIAIGGFSTHDASMGYFDSPTINMICVVFLIIAAVNFSVHFAAMSRRGINLRVYFRDTEFKILVAIQLLLTAICFATLYHSGIYDSPEETFDYALFQAVSISTTAGFGTESFHLWPLFLPMLLIFSSFIGGCGGSTAGGIKVIRVVLLLLQGSRELKRLIHPRAMFSIRIGKTALPDRVVDAVWGFFSAYALVFVICMLILMAMGLDDITAFSATAACLNNLGPGLGEVASNYASIGDGAKWVLVVAMLFGRLEIFTLLVLFTPTFWRT
- the hemG gene encoding menaquinone-dependent protoporphyrinogen IX dehydrogenase, yielding MTHTLILYSTVDGQTRKICERIKARCEAAGEQVTMADIAEADALLETADKVLVGASIRYGKHRPALFEFATRYGAVLGTKINGFFTVNVVARKPEKNTPATNPYMQKFLQLSQWQPQQLGVFAGKIDYPRYGLFDRTMIRFIMWITKGPTDIKGTFEFTDWDKVDGFADTFAARKAP
- a CDS encoding ArsR/SmtB family transcription factor translates to MQPNIDVNAMVGNAESAAKWLKAIANPYRLMILCLLLDNEMSVTELNEIVPLSQSALSQHLAVLRAEDLVDTRKSSQLVYYKLKNEQVTEIISILHQRYCSV
- the hemG gene encoding menaquinone-dependent protoporphyrinogen IX dehydrogenase, giving the protein MPQTQQRQHLLIYFSRGGHTRKISEAIAARLKACGHGCTLMSVSDALQNPPDWEAFDVVALGACVLYGSYDKSVFELVDRYGGVLSSKVSSFYCVNVVARNPEKRIPENNKYLQKFLALSPWQPGDLKIIAGKVDYPAWPWYDALMIRLIMKMTNGPTDPKAVIDYTDWQDVDAYADHLAMLK